A portion of the Limosilactobacillus reuteri genome contains these proteins:
- a CDS encoding prenyltransferase yields MSLNVFLELVEIKAKTASILPMLLGICLSVYYYHSLNLLNSVLFFIAMLLFNMAVDMMDNYNDYNHAIDTVDYKKNTNIIGRENISPRLVLGLLLAFSIVAGLIGIYLVTRVGLPLLWMGIFCFAIGILYSSGPFPLSGLPVGEFASGFTMGFMITLISVFINVGQQFTWSWANIGVVFLVALPDELWISNLLLANNICDAGEDEDNRRHTVIHFIGQKNGLYAFAIKNVLAFLAIIFAAVLHFVPWTVLLTLLIIPFVVKQTRMLFAKQVKKETFPCAVKILLIGSLVQVVTFAIGLI; encoded by the coding sequence ATGTCGTTAAATGTTTTTTTGGAATTAGTAGAAATTAAGGCCAAAACTGCTAGTATCTTACCGATGCTCCTCGGGATTTGCCTTAGTGTCTATTATTATCATTCCCTAAACCTGCTAAATTCAGTTCTGTTTTTCATCGCAATGCTATTATTCAATATGGCGGTTGATATGATGGATAATTATAATGATTATAACCATGCCATTGATACCGTTGATTATAAGAAAAATACAAATATTATTGGGCGGGAAAATATTTCACCGCGTTTAGTTCTCGGTCTCTTGCTTGCCTTTAGTATAGTAGCCGGCTTAATAGGAATCTATCTAGTTACTCGTGTTGGCCTTCCGTTACTATGGATGGGAATCTTTTGTTTTGCGATCGGCATTCTTTACTCTTCTGGTCCATTTCCTTTGTCAGGGTTGCCAGTTGGTGAATTTGCCTCGGGATTTACAATGGGGTTCATGATTACCCTTATTTCTGTCTTTATTAATGTTGGCCAGCAATTTACATGGTCCTGGGCAAATATCGGGGTCGTCTTTCTCGTTGCTTTACCGGATGAATTGTGGATTTCCAACCTATTATTAGCAAATAATATTTGTGATGCGGGTGAAGATGAAGACAATCGCCGTCATACAGTTATTCACTTTATTGGGCAGAAAAATGGTCTATATGCATTTGCTATTAAGAACGTTTTAGCATTTTTAGCTATTATTTTCGCCGCGGTTCTTCATTTCGTACCATGGACAGTCTTGTTAACCTTATTGATTATCCCATTTGTGGTTAAGCAAACAAGAATGTTATTTGCTAAGCAAGTTAAGAAAGAGACATTTCCATGTGCAGTTAAAATATTATTAATTGGCTCACTGGTTCAAGTCGTAACGTTTGCGATTGGGCTGATATAA
- a CDS encoding polyprenyl synthetase family protein yields MKQHFFHTYPAINNALGKVNQTINDRITIKNSQLHDALQQMVSNGGKYLRPAFFLLFANINHQTATEQEKLIKIASSLEVLHMATLIHDDIIDDSPKRRGAVSVQAAFGKDTAVYTGDFLFTIFFDLLVETMTGSPYLTRNARTMRKILTGELGQMDNRFDLSQSLLNYYRNVNGKTAAIFSLAAEEGAYFGHSDRRTINLAKRIGQNIGISFQILDDILDYSGDERLNKPVLEDLATGVYSLPLLLSLQNHRHELEPLLTKKRQMTIEDMEKVQKIVITHGGVKQAQEIATKFTQKAQTEIDQLADKHTRKMLKLVADKLLTRVN; encoded by the coding sequence ATGAAACAACATTTTTTCCATACCTATCCGGCGATTAATAACGCTCTAGGTAAAGTAAATCAAACAATTAATGACCGGATTACAATTAAAAATTCCCAACTACACGATGCCCTGCAACAGATGGTCTCAAATGGTGGTAAATACCTTCGCCCAGCATTCTTCCTTTTATTTGCAAATATCAATCATCAAACTGCAACTGAGCAAGAAAAACTAATTAAAATTGCCTCTTCACTTGAGGTTTTACACATGGCTACTTTGATTCATGACGATATTATTGATGATTCACCTAAGCGTCGCGGAGCCGTCAGTGTCCAAGCCGCTTTTGGTAAAGATACAGCCGTCTATACGGGGGACTTCCTTTTCACTATTTTTTTCGACCTCCTCGTAGAAACGATGACCGGGTCCCCCTACCTGACACGAAACGCTCGGACGATGCGCAAAATTCTTACTGGAGAACTGGGACAGATGGATAATCGCTTTGATCTCAGTCAATCATTACTCAATTATTATCGCAATGTAAACGGCAAAACAGCCGCCATCTTTAGTCTTGCTGCTGAAGAAGGAGCCTATTTTGGTCATAGTGATCGTCGGACCATCAACTTAGCAAAACGAATTGGACAAAACATCGGGATCAGCTTCCAGATACTGGATGACATCCTTGATTATTCAGGGGATGAACGCCTTAACAAACCTGTTTTGGAGGATTTAGCAACTGGCGTTTACTCCCTCCCTCTTCTTTTAAGCTTGCAAAATCATCGTCATGAATTAGAACCGTTACTTACCAAAAAACGCCAAATGACGATTGAAGATATGGAAAAAGTCCAAAAGATTGTTATTACTCATGGTGGTGTTAAGCAAGCGCAAGAAATTGCTACTAAGTTTACACAAAAAGCGCAAACCGAAATTGATCAATTAGCAGATAAGCATACCCGAAAGATGTTAAAGTTGGTAGCAGATAAGTTATTGACGAGGGTAAATTAA